The Calditrichota bacterium genome segment ATGAACCTGCGGATGCGCATGGCTCAATCCCACCTCAGCTCGACTCAGGCGTCGGCATACGCACTGGTGCACTGCCTTGGCGCAACGCCTGCACGACTTCCTCGCAGGTGACAAGGTAGGCGAAGCCGTAAGCCAAGTTGCGCAGAGTGGCGTGATGATACTCCGCGTTTGCCGTGGCAGTGCCGTCGACCAGAAAGAAGACGCGAAAGTCGCGCACAAAGGCGTCACGGGCGGTGGTCTCGCAGCAGAGGTTGCTCATCACTCCGCCGATGATAAGGTCCTGCGCCCGCAACGAGCGCAAGGCACGGCCCAGAGATGTGCGGAAGAAGGCGCTGTAGCGGGTCTTGGCTACGACCAACTCCTCAGGCAGCGGCGCTACCTCCGGGAGGAATTGCCAGGCGGGGCTCCCTCTCATGATGACCTGCCTCCACCACTGGCTGAGCATCCCCCCGTCCCGGGCAGGGTCGGTGTGGCCATGCTGCGTGAACACCACCGGCACCGAGCTGGCGCGACACGCATCGATGACGCCACGCAGGGGCGCAAGAATCGGCATGGCCACCGAACGAAACTCCTCCTGCATGTCGATCACCAGAAGCGCGGCCCGCGCAGGTCGCGGAAGCGTGGGCGCAGCGCCCGCCTCCGGCACGATGCTGAGGAGCTCCTGCCTGGTCACTCTTCCCGTCCCTTGCCGATGACCCGCACATTGATGGCGCGGTCGCCCTTCACCTCGCGCCGCACATCAAAAGCCACGCGCTGCCCCTCCTCCAGCCCACCGGAGCGCACGCGCGGGTCCAGGTCGTTGACGTGGACAAAAAGGTCCTCATCGTCATCGGACAAGATGAAGCCAAACCCTCGTACCGGGTCCCACTTTTTCACCGTTCCGTACTTCATGGCGCTCCCTCCTGCAAGAAGCCGCAGCGGGCAAGGCTCACTTCAACTGTTGGCCAACAACGCCGGCCACAAACCACTTCTGGAAGAGGAAGAAGAGCGTGATGGGTGGCAGCAAGGCCACCATCCCCGCTGCGCTCAGTCCCCCCCAGTAGGTTCCCCAACTGCCGAGAAATGAAAGAATCCCTTGTGGTAACACGCGCAGGTGTTGCGACGAAGTCAAAGCGAACGAGTACAAGTAGTTGTTCCACGAGTTGATGAAGACAAACACCGCCACAGCCACCATGCCAGGCGCCGCCATGGGGATCGCTACCCGGAAGAGCACGCCCAAGCGCGAGCAGCCGTCGATCATCGCTGCCTCTTCCGTTTCCACCGGGGTGGCCGCGATAAAGTTGCGGAGCATCCACACCGTGAACGGCAGGTTAAAGACCACATTGGCAATGATGACTGCCCAAAGGGTGTTGTAGAGTCCCACTTTGTTGAAATAGGCAATGAGCGGCACCAACACCGCCACGGGCGGCAGCAAGGGCAGTACCATGAGCACCACCCCCATGCTCTGCCCCCGAAAGCGGAAGCGGGCCAGTGCATAGCCGCCCAGGAGCGAGGCAATCAAGGTGATGACAATGGCTCCCAACGAGACCACCAGGCTATTGCGCAGGTAGAGCAGGAACTCCGGCCGGCCAAGCACCATCCGGTAATGCTCGAGCGTCCAGGTGCGCGGCACGAAACGGTACTCGAACTGCCCCGCAAATGAGGTACGCAGCCCCCACAAGAAGGGAAAAAGGGTCACCACCAGCACGATGACTGCGCCACACCAAAACAGAAGGTCGCGCCGCGCTCTCATTGTGGCTCCCTTAGCCCCCCGGTCAACCGCAGATAGGCAAGCATAAACAGCACGCCGACGATGACCAAGACAATGCCGATGGTAGCACCGCTGTTCAGGTCAAAGTTGATGAAGGACATCTTGAATAGTCGGACGGCCGCCACCTCGGTGCTGTAACCCGGCCCACCCTCAGTCATGGCGTAGACGGTCTCCGCATCCTGGAGGGTCCACATGGTGATCACCACCAAGACCACGCCGAGATGAACTTTGGTCAGCGGCAGGGTCAGGTAGCGAAACTGCGTCCACCTGCCGCCTCCGTCGACCTTTGCCGCCTCGTACACCTCCGGGGGGATACTAGCGATGCCGGCGGCCAGAAAGAGCATCATGAACGGGAACGACCGCCAGAAGCTGTGCAAGATGATGGTACCCATGGCCAAGGTTGGCTCGGTGAGAATCACGTGCTGCTGGCCAGTGACGTTCTGCACCACCCAGCTGAGAGGCCCGAACGTGGGGTCCACCAGAGAGCGGAAGAGCAGAGCGCTCACCACCGGCGCCACGATCCAGGGAAGCAGGTAGATGCCACGCAGGGCGCGCGCCGCTCTGAGCGGCCTGGTAATCAAGAGCGCTGCCGCATAGGAAAAGGGAAGCGACAGCGACAGGTTCCCAAGCACGTAGAGCAAGGAAAGGGTGATGTTGGTCCGGAACCGCGTCTCGCTCAGGAGGAGCCGATAGTTCGCCCCGCCGACAAAGCTCGTCGTCCCATTCAGCGCCGTCTTGAACAGGCTCAGCACCGCCCCAGAAATGACCGGGGAGATCATGAAAAACAGAAGCAGGAGCGCAGTCGGTGCAAGGAGGGCATACGGCAGCCACTCCCTGCGCCGCAACTGCCGACGCCCCCGGCGCGACTTTTCACTCACCGGCATATCGGGCATTGTACTCATTCTGGAAGCGCTGTAGCGTCTGTTGCACCGGGGCCTTCTTCACCAGAATCTCCTGCAGCGCAGCAGCTATGGTGTTTGCCAGCTCGTCGCAGTAAGCCGTGTACGGCATTGACTCCCCATGCTGCACCGCACGGAACCATACCTGGTAGAACGGCGTCTGGAACTCGGGCCGCTGCCAGGCCGAGAGGCGCGTTGGCAGGCCGGCATCGGGGAACGAGAGCAAGGTTTCTGGTCTGAGCAACGTTTCAATCAAAGCCACACCCAACTCGGGGTCCTTGCAAAGGGCGTGGAGGGACACGGTCCACGCGTTGGTGAACATGGCCTTGGTGCGCGTCGGCGTCTCGAACACGCTAGCGACGGGCGTCTTCACCTCGGCCGTCGGCGGGAAGGCCCCAACAATCCATCCCTTCTCCTCCAAGACCTGAATCCAGTAGCTGCCCCATCCCCAGGCCATGGCAAATTTACCGTCAAAAAAACCCCTGAGGATGACGTCGTCGTACGTGCCGCTGGTGACAAAAGTGGGGGTGACTTTGTAGCGGTGCACCAAGTCAAACAAAAACTGCGCAGCGCGCACCCCGGCGCTGTCGGCAAAGGTGGCCTTCTTGGTCTGCTCATCCCAAGGGGTGCCGCCGAAATGCCAGACCAAGGGGGTAAAGTAGATTTCGAAGGTGGCCCGAGACGGACCCACGTACATGCCCAGACCCCACTGGTCGATCCTACCGTCCCCGTCGGTATCCCTGGTCAGGCGGCGCGCATACTCGACCAGCTCCTCCAAGTTTTCCGGTGGCCTGTCAGGATCCAGTCCTGCTTGCAAGAAGAGGTCTCGACGATAGGCCACCACGCGCGTGTGTGCACCAAGCGACACGGCGGTCCGCTTGCCATCCCGCTCGCCGACGTTCCACACCGGATTCCAGGCAAAGTCGGCGATCTCCTCGGCTGACCAGTTCAGGTAGGGGGAAAGGTCAAGCAGGTCGCCCACTGCCGCATGTTTGGCCAGAAGCTGGGGCGAGCTCCACACCACGTCGTGAGGGATCCTCGCACGAAAGTCGGCCATGCACTTGCTATCGATCTGATCCCATTTCATCTGCTCGTGCTCGACCTTCACCCCTGGATGGTCCCGCTCAAAGTCGGCGATGGCCTTGCTGAGCCACTCCCAGTTCGCCTTGGCCGAACCTCCTCCTACCGGGTCGTAGATGTGGGCAAGCTTTACGACCCTCTGTGGCGGCGACTTGTGGCAACTAACGGCAAAGGCGAGGCACAAGAGTATGGCATTCAGGCGTCGCATGGGCGCTCTTGGGGATGGAAAGTCGCCTGCTTGGTCGCGAGTGCGGCGTGCCTGCCAAGCCAAAATCTTAGAGCAGCGCCTTGAGGGCCGGAACCCACGCGCTCTGCGGATACTTCTGGATGAAATACTCTGGCGGTTTGGGGAAGCTCCACACCTGCCCTGTGGGGCTCTTCAGTTCCCGCACCTCCGAGGCCGCCTCATGTTCCACATGCCGAGTGCGGTCAGTGGCGCGGTCGATGATGAAGCGGTTGGTGAGCATGTTCACCACGCGCCCCTTCGGCTCAAAGGCAAAGTAGTCGCCGTCGAACAGGATGATAGTCTTGGATGAAGGCTGCAGCATGTACGTGCTTCCCGAGAAGCGCAGCGGGTTGCTGATCGTCAACAGGTCGCCGGTGGAGAGGGTGAACCTTATTCCTTTCAGGGCATACTGCCCGGGAGGCACGTTGGCCAGAGCGAAGTAGCCGTTTTCGTCGGTCTGCGTCCAGTAGCCCTTGATCTGCTCCTTGCCGTTCTGGGTTACCTTGCCCATGATCGCCACCTCGATGCTGGGCCTGTAGATCTCGAAGCGCTCGTTGTAGTAGTTGTTCACCACGAAGGCAGCGCCAATCACCAGCACCGAGTTCTCCGAGGTCGGCTCAACCAAACCCTGGTAAGTCGTCGCACAGGACAGCAGGATGGCGCCGCTCATGATCAACCCCATCAACAGCACAGTGCGGACGCGCATTGTCACCTCCTCTTGGCTTGTTTCGTTTGCACCAAGTCCATGGCTCCCGGAGGCACACCTCTTTCTCAGTAGAGCACGGGCTCGGGCCGCACGTAGCGGTAAGGCAAGTACTTCGGTTCCCACATGGCGTTGGTGATGACCCGCAGCAGCCCCTCGTCGTCCAGGCGCATGCCCAGCCCGGAGTCGCGCGCCACCTTGGCGACCGCTAAGGCCACCAGCGCGGATACTCGCCTGATGTCGGAAATCCGAGGCAACGTCTGTCCCTGAGCCAGCTCCTCCGGAGAAAGCATATCGGCCAAGGCCCGCGACGCGGCCATGAACATCTGATCCGTAACCTTCGGCGTCCCGGACACCAGCGCCCCCAAACCCATTCCTGGGAAGACATACAAGTTGTTGCACTGAGAAACGACCCGCATTTTGCCATTGACTTGAAGCGGTGGGAACGGGCTCCCGGTGGCGCACAGGCACCTACCGCCGGTCACTTTGAACGCAACGTCAGGGGTGCATTCCGACTTGGACGTGGGATTGGAAAGGGGCATAATCACCGGCAAGGGAGAGTTTTCGGCCATTTGCCGCAGCACCGCCTCATCGAATGCTCCGTGCTGGCCGGTGACGCCAATCAGCACCGTTGCCTTTGCATTGCGCACCGTGTCCAACAAGCCGATATGGTTGGGGTCGCTCAGCTGCCAATCGGCAATTGCCGCCCGGGGTTTCAGCCAGGGGCGCTGTTCCTCACTCACCTGCATCCCCTCCACCAGCAGGCCATCCTTGTCCAGGCCAAAGATGAGGGCCTTGGCTTCCGTATCGCTCAGCCCCTCCTCCATCAGGCCCGTGTGAATCTGGCGTGCAATGCCGATCCCTGCCTGTCCCTGGCCCAAGATGACGAACCGCTGGTCGCGCAGCCGTTCGCCCTTGATGCGCATCGCTGCCAGGAGCGCAGCTACCGTCACCGCGCCGGTGCCCTGGATGTCGTCATCGAAGGAGCAGATCCGTTCCTGGTAGCGCTCAAGGAGCCGGAAGGCGTTGTGCTTGCCAAAGTCCTCCCACTGCAGCAGCGCGTTGGGAAAGGTGCGGCGCACCCCCATCACGAACTGCTCGATCACATAGTCGTACTTCTCGCCGGTCAATCGCCGCTGCTTGAGGCCGATGTACAAGGGGTCGCGCAATGCATCTTCGTTGTTGGTGCCCACATCGATGAGCACCGGCAAGCAGAAGGCGGGGTGCAAGCCAGCGGCTGCCACGTACAGGCTGCTCTTGCCGATGGGGATGCCCATCCCTCCTGCCCCCTGGTCACCAAGGCCGAGAATACGCTCGCCATCGGTGACGACAATGAGAGACACGTTCGAAAAGGGCACATTGGCCAACACTTTGTCGATCTTGTGCACGTTGTTGGCCGACACGTACAGTCCCCGCGGCCGGCGGAAGATATGGCTGAACACCAGGCACGCTTCACCCACAGTGGGAGTGTAGACGATGGGGAGCATCTCCTCCAAGTGGTCGAGGAGCAGGCGGTAGAACAGGGTCTCGTTGCGGTCCTGCAGGGAGATGAGGTAGATGTACTTCTCAAGATTGTTCGGTTTGGCACAGAAGCTCTCGTAGGCCCGCATGCACTGCAGTTCCAAGGTGGCAACCAACTCCGGGAAGAGCCCTACCAGATCCAGGGCCTCGCGCTCCTCCTGGGTAAAGGCCGTACCTTTGTTGTACATCGGGTGTTCCACGAGGCGGTGCCCCTTGAACGGTACCTCGATGTACTCCTCCCCGGTGAAAGGGTCCCTTTGTTTCACATACTTGAGCATCGCTCCTCCCATGGTACTCTGCTCGCCTGCTCCCCCAACCACTTCCACGTGGCGAACTACAGACTAAGATAGACAATTAATCGTGAAAGTCAAGCCAAAAAGCACTTGCCTCAGAAGGCAAAATCCTCGTCGCGGAACTCCACTTCTGGGTACGCGCGCAGTTCCTTCTTGAACAGCTCGATGATTTGCTGCAGGCGCTGCTCGCTGCGCGCCTCGAAGCGCAGCACCAGAACCGGCTGCGTGTTGGAGGCACGCACCAGCCCCCAGCCGTCGCCGAAAAGCACGCGCGCCCCGTCGATGTCGATCACCTGGTAGTTGGCCTTGAAGCGCTGCACCAGCTGCCCGACCACCTGGAACTTGGCCTCGTCAGCGCAGTGAACGCGAATCTCCGGCGTGGCGAAGAAATGAGGAATCTCCGCAGCAATCTCTGACAGCGGTCGTCCCTCCTCAGCCACGATCTGCAGCAGTCGACCGGAGGCATAGAGGGCGTCGTCGTAGCCGAAATAGTCATCGGCAAAGAACATGTGGCCGGACATCTCGCCCGCCAGTGGTGCGTGCAGCTCCTTCATGCGGGCCTTGAGGAGCGAGTGGCCGGTCTTCCACATCTCCGGCTTGCCGCCATGGCGCGCGATGAACTCCACCAAGGCCTGGGAGCATTTGACGTCGAACACGATGGGCGCCCCGGGGTTCTTGGCCAGCACCTGCTTGCTGAACAGCGCCAAGAGCCGGTCGGCGAACACTATCTGGCCCTTGTCATCAATGGCGCCGATGCGGTCGGCGTCGCCGTCGTAGCCAATCCCCAGGTCGGCCTTCTCTCCCACGACCCTCTTCTGCAGGTCTACCACGTACTTGGGCACCGTGGGGTCCGGCAGGTGATTCGGGAAGCGTCCATCCGGCTCGCAATACAGGGGGATTACCTCCATACCCAGATCTTGCCACAACTGCGGGGCAATGGGCCCTGCGGTGCCGTTACCGGCATCCACCACCACCTTCAGGCGCCGCGCGAAGTGGAGCTTCTTCTTGAGAGTGGCCAGGTAAGCCGGCAACACATCTTCGCGCACGACTCTTCCCCGCCCCCTCTCGAAATCCTGGTCGGAGATGAGCCGGGCCAAGGCCGCAATGTCGGCACCGTACATGGAGACCAGGCCCAACTTGGGATCGTGCAACGAGATTTTGAACCCGTTGTACTCGATGGGGTTGTGGCTCCCGGTGACCATGACACCACCGCCCAGTCCGAGGTGGAGGATGCTGAAGTATTGCACGGGCGTGGGCACCATGCCGATGTCGACCACGTCCAAGCCAGTCGCGGCCAAGCCCGCAACCAGCACCTCCTGCAAATGCGGGGAGCTGAGGCGCACGTCCCTTCCCACCGAGATCCGCGCCACCCCCTTTCGCCGCATGGCCGTGCCAATGGCCTTGCCCACCGCTTCCACGGTCGCGTCGTCAAAGTCCCTTTCCACGACACCACGGATGTCGTATTCGCGAAAGATAGCCGGATTGATCATTGGGCTTCCTCTCTTCCCTTTCGTGCAAAGACGACTCGTTCTTTTCCTGCCAGATCCGGCAAAACAGCGATGTCCACCAGGCCAGCCCGCGCCAGCAGTCTCCTCATCTCCTGCCCCTGGCCCTCACCGATCTCGGCAAAAAAGGCCCCACCCACGCTGAGCAGCTGCGGCAGCAGAGGAATGAGGACACGATAGAGGTCAAGGCCGTCTGGGCCACCATCCAGCGCAAGGAGCGGCTCATGGTCCTTGACCTCCGGAGCCAAAGCCTGAAGGGCCGGCGCAGGGACGTACGGCAGATTAGCCATCACCAGGGAAAACGCACATCCCACTTTCTGAAGAAAATCCTGCTCGCGGAGATCGGCGTGAACAAGGCGCACTTGTTGGCCGAGGCGCAGCCGGCCGAGGTTAGCGCGCGCCACAGCCAGCGCTGCGCTGCTGCAGTCAACTGCCACCACCACACTGTGCGGGAGGTAAGTGGCCAGGGCTGCGGCGATATTTCCACATCCCGTGCCTACGTCTAAGCAGCGCAGTGGAGTGCCCGCTGCGAAGGTGTGGCGGCAGAACTCCAATGCTCTCTCAACCAGCGTCTCGGTCTCTGGCCTGGGAATGAGCACCGCTGGGGAGACCGACAAGGTCAATCCCATAAAGTCCACTTCGCCGAGGATGTATTGCAGGGGCTCACGCGTCAGGCGCCGCGCCAGGAGCCGGGCGAACCGCTTTCGTTGTCGCTGATCCAGGCTGCGTTCCGGTGCGGCGTAGAGGTCGGCTCTTTGGCAGTGGAGCACATGCATCACCAAGCGCTCGGCCTCAACCTCCGGGCTGTCCACGCCGGCCTTGCCCAGCAATTCGCGCGCCTGGCAGAGGAGGGCGGCAACAGTTGCCTCGTCACTTACCGACGGGGAACTCGGCCTTGAGCTTCTCGGTGCGGTCGGCAATGCGCAACTGCTCAATGAGCTCATCCAGGTCGCCCTGCAGGATTTCGTTCAGCCGGTACAAAGTGAGGCCAATGCGGTGGTCGGTGACGCGGTTCTGCGGGAAGTTGAATGTACGGATCTTGGCGCTGCGGTCGCCGGAGCCCACAATGGAACGCCTGCTGGCAGCGATCTTCTCCCGCTCCTCCTCTAACTTGCGCTCGTATAGCCGAGCCCGTAGGACTTTCAACGCCTTGGCCTTGTTCTTGTGCTGGGACTTTTCGTCCTGGCAGGTCACCACCAGGCCGGTGGGCAGGTGGGTGACCCGCACCGCCGAGTCGGTGGTGTTGACACTCTGCCCCCCTGGTCCGGAGGAGCGGAACACATCGATGCGCAGGTCGCTGGGATCGATCTGGATGTCAATCTCCTCCGCCTCCGGCAGCACGGCCACCGAGGCTGCCGAGGTATGGATGCGACCGCTGGCTTCCGTCACCGGCACGCGCTGCACGCGGTGTACACCCGACTCGTACTTCAGCGTGCCATAGGCGTCGGGCCCGGTGACCAGGAAGATAATCTCCTTGAACCCGCCGATGCCCTGCGGGTGCGAGCTCAGCACTTCCTTCTTCCACCCTTTGTCTTCGATGTAGCGGCTATACATGCGGTAGAGGTCGCCCACGAAGAGGCCTGCTTCTTCCCCGCCGGTGCCGGCCCGAATCTCCACAATGGCGTTGCGCGAGTCCTCCTCATCTGGAGGAATGAGCAGCATCTTGATTTCCTCCTCCAGACGCTCCGCAAGCTCGCTCAGCTCATCCAGCTCCGA includes the following:
- a CDS encoding extracellular solute-binding protein, yielding MRRLNAILLCLAFAVSCHKSPPQRVVKLAHIYDPVGGGSAKANWEWLSKAIADFERDHPGVKVEHEQMKWDQIDSKCMADFRARIPHDVVWSSPQLLAKHAAVGDLLDLSPYLNWSAEEIADFAWNPVWNVGERDGKRTAVSLGAHTRVVAYRRDLFLQAGLDPDRPPENLEELVEYARRLTRDTDGDGRIDQWGLGMYVGPSRATFEIYFTPLVWHFGGTPWDEQTKKATFADSAGVRAAQFLFDLVHRYKVTPTFVTSGTYDDVILRGFFDGKFAMAWGWGSYWIQVLEEKGWIVGAFPPTAEVKTPVASVFETPTRTKAMFTNAWTVSLHALCKDPELGVALIETLLRPETLLSFPDAGLPTRLSAWQRPEFQTPFYQVWFRAVQHGESMPYTAYCDELANTIAAALQEILVKKAPVQQTLQRFQNEYNARYAGE
- a CDS encoding sugar ABC transporter permease; the encoded protein is MPVSEKSRRGRRQLRRREWLPYALLAPTALLLLFFMISPVISGAVLSLFKTALNGTTSFVGGANYRLLLSETRFRTNITLSLLYVLGNLSLSLPFSYAAALLITRPLRAARALRGIYLLPWIVAPVVSALLFRSLVDPTFGPLSWVVQNVTGQQHVILTEPTLAMGTIILHSFWRSFPFMMLFLAAGIASIPPEVYEAAKVDGGGRWTQFRYLTLPLTKVHLGVVLVVITMWTLQDAETVYAMTEGGPGYSTEVAAVRLFKMSFINFDLNSGATIGIVLVIVGVLFMLAYLRLTGGLREPQ
- a CDS encoding phosphomannomutase/phosphoglucomutase, with product MINPAIFREYDIRGVVERDFDDATVEAVGKAIGTAMRRKGVARISVGRDVRLSSPHLQEVLVAGLAATGLDVVDIGMVPTPVQYFSILHLGLGGGVMVTGSHNPIEYNGFKISLHDPKLGLVSMYGADIAALARLISDQDFERGRGRVVREDVLPAYLATLKKKLHFARRLKVVVDAGNGTAGPIAPQLWQDLGMEVIPLYCEPDGRFPNHLPDPTVPKYVVDLQKRVVGEKADLGIGYDGDADRIGAIDDKGQIVFADRLLALFSKQVLAKNPGAPIVFDVKCSQALVEFIARHGGKPEMWKTGHSLLKARMKELHAPLAGEMSGHMFFADDYFGYDDALYASGRLLQIVAEEGRPLSEIAAEIPHFFATPEIRVHCADEAKFQVVGQLVQRFKANYQVIDIDGARVLFGDGWGLVRASNTQPVLVLRFEARSEQRLQQIIELFKKELRAYPEVEFRDEDFAF
- the prmC gene encoding peptide chain release factor N(5)-glutamine methyltransferase, whose protein sequence is MLGKAGVDSPEVEAERLVMHVLHCQRADLYAAPERSLDQRQRKRFARLLARRLTREPLQYILGEVDFMGLTLSVSPAVLIPRPETETLVERALEFCRHTFAAGTPLRCLDVGTGCGNIAAALATYLPHSVVVAVDCSSAALAVARANLGRLRLGQQVRLVHADLREQDFLQKVGCAFSLVMANLPYVPAPALQALAPEVKDHEPLLALDGGPDGLDLYRVLIPLLPQLLSVGGAFFAEIGEGQGQEMRRLLARAGLVDIAVLPDLAGKERVVFARKGREEAQ
- a CDS encoding carbohydrate ABC transporter permease; its protein translation is MRARRDLLFWCGAVIVLVVTLFPFLWGLRTSFAGQFEYRFVPRTWTLEHYRMVLGRPEFLLYLRNSLVVSLGAIVITLIASLLGGYALARFRFRGQSMGVVLMVLPLLPPVAVLVPLIAYFNKVGLYNTLWAVIIANVVFNLPFTVWMLRNFIAATPVETEEAAMIDGCSRLGVLFRVAIPMAAPGMVAVAVFVFINSWNNYLYSFALTSSQHLRVLPQGILSFLGSWGTYWGGLSAAGMVALLPPITLFFLFQKWFVAGVVGQQLK
- a CDS encoding NAD-dependent malic enzyme, which produces MLKYVKQRDPFTGEEYIEVPFKGHRLVEHPMYNKGTAFTQEEREALDLVGLFPELVATLELQCMRAYESFCAKPNNLEKYIYLISLQDRNETLFYRLLLDHLEEMLPIVYTPTVGEACLVFSHIFRRPRGLYVSANNVHKIDKVLANVPFSNVSLIVVTDGERILGLGDQGAGGMGIPIGKSSLYVAAAGLHPAFCLPVLIDVGTNNEDALRDPLYIGLKQRRLTGEKYDYVIEQFVMGVRRTFPNALLQWEDFGKHNAFRLLERYQERICSFDDDIQGTGAVTVAALLAAMRIKGERLRDQRFVILGQGQAGIGIARQIHTGLMEEGLSDTEAKALIFGLDKDGLLVEGMQVSEEQRPWLKPRAAIADWQLSDPNHIGLLDTVRNAKATVLIGVTGQHGAFDEAVLRQMAENSPLPVIMPLSNPTSKSECTPDVAFKVTGGRCLCATGSPFPPLQVNGKMRVVSQCNNLYVFPGMGLGALVSGTPKVTDQMFMAASRALADMLSPEELAQGQTLPRISDIRRVSALVALAVAKVARDSGLGMRLDDEGLLRVITNAMWEPKYLPYRYVRPEPVLY
- the prfA gene encoding peptide chain release factor 1; its protein translation is MLDRLRQLEERYQKVMELLADPATLNDRERYRQLAKEERYLGPLVKKAAEYRAVLQRLEEDRRVLAESEDDDLRAVAKSELDELSELAERLEEEIKMLLIPPDEEDSRNAIVEIRAGTGGEEAGLFVGDLYRMYSRYIEDKGWKKEVLSSHPQGIGGFKEIIFLVTGPDAYGTLKYESGVHRVQRVPVTEASGRIHTSAASVAVLPEAEEIDIQIDPSDLRIDVFRSSGPGGQSVNTTDSAVRVTHLPTGLVVTCQDEKSQHKNKAKALKVLRARLYERKLEEEREKIAASRRSIVGSGDRSAKIRTFNFPQNRVTDHRIGLTLYRLNEILQGDLDELIEQLRIADRTEKLKAEFPVGK
- a CDS encoding isochorismatase family protein, which encodes MTRQELLSIVPEAGAAPTLPRPARAALLVIDMQEEFRSVAMPILAPLRGVIDACRASSVPVVFTQHGHTDPARDGGMLSQWWRQVIMRGSPAWQFLPEVAPLPEELVVAKTRYSAFFRTSLGRALRSLRAQDLIIGGVMSNLCCETTARDAFVRDFRVFFLVDGTATANAEYHHATLRNLAYGFAYLVTCEEVVQALRQGSAPVRMPTPESS
- a CDS encoding cold shock domain-containing protein codes for the protein MKYGTVKKWDPVRGFGFILSDDDEDLFVHVNDLDPRVRSGGLEEGQRVAFDVRREVKGDRAINVRVIGKGREE